TTCTATGACGGGTGATCGGTGGTCACGATCACGTAACTGAAGTGTCGGTCGCCTTGGCCCGGACCCAGTCCGCTCTACCGTGTCCAAATAAAGTGtgtgtgtaagtacctatatatgttAAGTTTATGTCACGAAATTCTGTCATTTTCTCCACATTGTACGTCACATACAActtcattttattaatttaccgACAAAAAGAAATTGTTACTCGTAGCATGCTTAAAACACTTCAACATACTTCATCACTCTGTATGCCTTTAAAACTGATATCTGGTTACGACGCATATTTATCATCGCACCCAGCAATTGTTCAGTCAATAGAGGGTTTAGCTCACTCAATGAATAAGACAGTTATACATTATTCACTGTTTGCAGTCCTCCCCTACGTGTTGGGTTTTTTGTCGCCCCCGTTCTGATAACTTCATTCCGATTGTGAGGCTGTGGTATGCTGAATGGAGCATGGTGTTGCAATAAATATTGCAGCTGTTtgagaaactgatggtaactCAGTTAGGGAGTTGTACTTTGTGACAAAACTTCATCTGCGTAGAACTTGATTAATATCTATAGCATTTTTGTCTCGATTAAAGAAATTCtaacttaaaaatataatgcGTTCGGATTTTAATACATGAGAACTGGCTTtcgttttaaggatgactcacgttcgaccgggccgtatccgggccggagcttccggtgcatcgttttctatggaaagcatcacgtgatcacctgtcatctcatagaaaagtaagcgccggatgctctggcccggacacggcccggtttaacatgagtcatcctttatcgtagtaatgtttgctataattatCGAACTCATTGATTCGGTTACATATAAagctaataaatataataaccattatatgaataatattacttttattttcagCATTAATCATCTAAGCTAAGTATATTTTtcgaaataaaattaatttttcaatttGCAGTTTACTCTGTGTAATAACATCATCTATTATTATGTTATATGCACCTATGTTAGTGTTAACTATTGTGTCTATCCTGCATGAACCGTCCAACACAATGCACATATGCAGGTCAGATGCAGTTTAATCCCGGGGGTGTAATTTTCGTAACCCTGCCCTGCGGGGCTGCGTTTTCCCCGTTTCCATCTGACACGGAGCTGTTTGATATTGTGTCTGTGCTATTTAAGTGTGACTtcgtttttttgccgttttaaaCAGTAAGTACTTACTCTTACTGTGATATATGTACTTGGGGGTAGACACAACTAGGTATGTAAATGTTACGTGGGTAGGTAATCCAAAAATCAGTTCTGTAATAAACGCCGTATGAACAACACCGTGTTCCGTTACTTCATCCCCTAAACAACCCCCGTATACCATATTGGCGACGATTTCGAGTCTACGCGAAGTTTAACAGTGTCATTTACAAGTACCTAAATATGGCCATCGGTAAATTAGAAGTGTTTAATGTTGAGTCGGACAGCTGGTCGACTTACGTGGAACGGTTGGAACAATATTTCGTTGTCAACGAAACAAAGGAAGAACACAAAGTGCCGACGTTGATAACGGTTATGGGAAATCAAGCCTACGAACTATTAGTAACCCTGTGTACACCCGATAAACCGGCAAGTAAAAAATTCGCGGATTTAGTGAAAGTGATGAGCGGCCATTTGCAACCGAAACCGAGTTTGTTAGCAGAGCGATACCGGTTTCGTAACAGGAAACAAAAGACGGGTGAATCGGTGGCGGATTTTGTTGCAGATCTCAAAAAGTTAGCAAAGCATTGCGTCTTTGGGACCCAGCTGACAGAAAATTTAAGGGATCAGCTAGTGTGTGGGCTTTGTGATGAAACAATACGGCAGCGGTTGTTTACCGAAGATAATATTGCGTTTGACCGGGCATTACAAGTGGCGGTAGCGATGGAGGCAGCGCAGACAAACGCAGCGGCAGTAGTGGAGGGTCGGGCAAAAGGCTTGGAAGGCAGCCCGAGTACGTCGAGTGGTTGTCATGCGGTATCAGCGCAATCATGGCGCGGCAGGAGAGCGATGACGTCATACCGAGCGACCAACAACAAGGAGACGCGGCCGCCTGGTAACAGCGCGGCACAACCTTTGGGGTCCAGGCGCCAGGACCAGGCACCTCGAGATTGGCGCCGTACCGAACAAACAACACCACGCACTTCATCGGGGCCGGAATGTAGTGTTTGTGGTCGGCCGCATGACTCATCGAGTTGTAGATTTGCAAATTATGTTTGTCGCGTGTGTAATCAGCCGGGGCATTTGAAGAAGATGTGTCCTAGGTTACAGATGAGCGTTAGTACACACAAGAATGACATACAAGGCGAAGCAAACAGCGATTTCAGCGATGAGGTAcatttcaatgtttttaatgtaaatgataTTTACCAATGTAAACCGTTCATGTTGCCAATTAAATTAGAGGGAAAATTAGTCGAAATGGAAGCTGATACAGGATGTGCCATTTCTTGTATAAATGGGGACTTGTACTTAAAATTGTTTTCCCATTTGCCATTGCATAATAGTGATATTGTTATGTGTTATTATACCCGTGAGAAAAGGCAACCGTTAGGGAAAATTGTAGTAAATGTCACGTTTAAAAATGTATGCAAACCATTGGACTTGTATGTAGTAGATCAAGGCAAAGGACCGTTATTAGGGAGGAGATGGCTACGTGAGTTAGGGTTCAAATTGGAAGAGTTGTCATGTCATGACGTCGAGGTCACTGCACGATT
This genomic interval from Cydia splendana chromosome 4, ilCydSple1.2, whole genome shotgun sequence contains the following:
- the LOC134789594 gene encoding uncharacterized protein LOC134789594, whose protein sequence is MAIGKLEVFNVESDSWSTYVERLEQYFVVNETKEEHKVPTLITVMGNQAYELLVTLCTPDKPASKKFADLVKVMSGHLQPKPSLLAERYRFRNRKQKTGESVADFVADLKKLAKHCVFGTQLTENLRDQLVCGLCDETIRQRLFTEDNIAFDRALQVAVAMEAAQTNAAAVVEGRAKGLEGSPSTSSGCHAVSAQSWRGRRAMTSYRATNNKETRPPGNSAAQPLGSRRQDQAPRDWRRTEQTTPRTSSGPECSVCAGAFEEDVS